The sequence ACAAAGCAACAGCTCAGTCTTTAGGAGGCTGCTTCAAAAGACTATTACAAATGTCTAAGCAACACGAAGCAGAATTTTTGAAattcaacaaacaaaaaaaaagacttggACATGGCTCAAGAAATACTTGATGAGAAACAGGATAGAATGTATGCTAGAAAATAAGGGCTGTGCTTAAACTACCTAGTCATTTGCCTCAACACtgatgcctcagtttccctatCTCAAAAGCCAGGATAACCCATCCTTGACAAGGCAGACCAGGACATTCACAAAGAGTGCTATTTAACTATTACCCACTGTGAGAAAAGCCTAGATACTCATATCAAATAACAGTCTCTCTAAATTGATCTTTGCATGTGAGCCTGCACCAATATTAGTAAAAACTTTCCATAAAATCCTGAAATAATTACTCCTAGGCTATGGCAATCTGTTGGTTGGTTGATtgttgggggattttttcccctttgcagaACTTGGATGATCAGCAGTCTAacattaagaagaaaaaaaaaacgaaCAAACCATCACAACTAAACCACTtacaaagcctttttttttcttatcaacCAATTCAAAAGGTAACAATAACTATTTCAGCCACCCTTCAATTACTGTTTCACTTATTTCAAGTGCTTGAGCTCAGATTGCTTTGCTGTAATTACAGCTGTTTGTCCATAACTCTGTGCTTGGTTACCACAAACATCCTTTTAAGTCTTTTCTAAGGAAGAGGGAGGACATCAGCCTTCCACCACTGCCAGCAGGAGAGTAGCTGCAATACAAACACAGATTCAATACCCTGCTGGCCGTGTTACCAACATGACATACACTGGTAccaagtttttttaaaaatgacattGTATTGTGGCACTGCATGCTTATACCAGGATTCAGTTAAAACATAATTTGTAGTAGATGAAACAGTAATTTCATCCAAAGCATGTTCCAGATCTAGTtccccacacaaacacaaactctTCTCCCAGCAAATGAGGCACGGACCTTACCAGCCCCTGCCAGTAACAAGGCCAGATAGAAGATAAGAATCAACTGTTCTGTCTTTCCACAAGACCTCTGTTCTATGTGATAATTTGTCACATACAGGGCAAATAAATAGGTGACAACACCAGCACTACCTCTGCTTACGCAGCCCTGTCAGAATCAGCAATTCCCCAACATACCTAACAcacactgaaacagaaaaacacaacagaCCAACTTCAATCAGACGCTTGCACTATTTCAGTGTCCCTGGGAAATACATTTGTACAAGAAACAACCTACTTCATTTTATCATCATTAGTTTCAGCACTTCCCACAGGAAGGAGCTCAAACCCTTATGAAAACTGACTCCTGCATTTAGCTCCCCCTCTTGTCCAACACTCCAATGTGCCACCACTCTAAAGCTACCACAGAAGCTCAGGATCAGCCAAGACAGAggctcctcagcagcagtgGCGAGTGCTACACACAGATGGGCCTTCCAGGACAATCCCCCAAAAGCCATTCCACAGGAACCAGAGTAGCAGGCAAGGCAGTGAACTATTACCTTCACAGCAATGCAGCTAAAAAGACAGGCTACAGAATTTCAATCCCGCCTGCAAACTTGGAGAGGAGGGCATTGcagtgttatttatttatttatttatttattagggTTGCTCTGTAACTGCATAGCTCTCATTCCATCTTTTGCTACAGACTGAAACAAGTGTTTGCTCCAGCAAGTCAATTCACACCTAAAAACCAGTAGActcccaaaagaaaaaagaaaatttgtcaAGATGATTCTTATGAATTTGAGAGACCCATCAGcatccccagtgctgcctggatTGAGGCACCTGTTCTTCACTCAATGGAGTCACGGAGAAgttccaaaataaaaaggacaCCGCTACATTTTTAATAGTTTATTAACACTTCAACCTTTAATAACTTTGAAGAAGGCCTGAAAGATAAGTTTTGCTTATTGACTTTGTCTTTTCCCCTTTGGCAAAATGTCACCTTTCAACTCCTCCCTCcaccctccctcctcccaggaGGATAATGAATTTCCAAGCTAATGTTTGGTTGCTTCTTTTAAGTAAGTTGGCTTCAAACATAGCAGCAGAAACATGCAAGCCTGGGCAATAGTGTCTGTCAACAGCTTTTAGAGAATGAGTAGAAACACACAATTAACTTGTGCATTGATACAAATAACTTTTTCTTAAATGAACtttatagatatatttttttaagtgggTTAAATTTGGTGCCCAGAATTACTACAGCAGCTGTATCTTCTAGTTAgctatgtttattttttttccccctgaaccATACTACTCTTTTTTAAAGTGCTATAttcataaaaaaatttaaataactaCTTTGATATTGTATACTTGTATCATCTTGCCCTTTCCAGAAATCAGAGGAGCAACCTGCAACATATATTTAACTGAAATTATGCATTTACCCTGACACAACTTTATGGGCATCAAGGTCTGCTCATCTCACCAGGAGCAGATGAAGAGACTGTATTTCCCTGTGCTTACATACACGAGTAAGCAGGCAGACAAAGCAAGAAGTTCTAACCATTTCAGGAACAAAGACAAACAATTTAATCCATATTACATAATTCACTGAATACAGCTGATCTCATCCAAAGTGACTCCTGAGAGCAAAATAGTTTTAGCATTACATTTTATATACAGCTATGAAGGGATTACGGGAAACCAAGACAGTCTCCTTAGAGCATTACTGAGAACTCCGGTTACAAGAGCGCTGTACACTTGAAAGCATCACTTAAACCATGACCAAAGTTTTACCACcaacttttttcttatttatgaaaaaaagttatttcactCTGATTTTATCATTACTTTTACCATATTTCTGCTGCCAGATATCAAAACCTGAGTCAGCTGCATTGagcaatgacttttttttctggttttaagtCCTCTAAGTGCTAGCACCTTTGAAAACCTCCGCACACCACGCTGTAAACATTTTAAGATCTTCCAGAgtgttttgtgtggtttttctCCCTTCAATGCAGGAATGATTGCTCTATCTGAAGCAAACTACATCTTGCACAATATTGCTTTCGTTATTTTCCACGTAATCAGTTTGGAACAGGCTATGAAAGTTTGATGTGGAAATGTTctgttagagaaaaaaatcagaagaaatacACCATTCTGAACCAGCGGAACCAAAATAATCAAAACCTTAACACAGTTTTTTCCAGTCACTGGGATGGAAGGAGACTTGAATGCAGACACTGGAACAAGTAATTGGAAACATCAGTGCTTGCATGCTTAAGTGAAAAGATAAGcagtatttgcattttctccATCATCTTCCTTGTACATGTGCaagattttataaaaaaagtTTATCACAGAGAGTTATGACAGAACatgatgtaattaaaaaaaaaaaagcagtagaaATCAAAGGCAACCAAGATAACGTACATCTTTCCCAGAACATTTTTCTCAGCTACATAAGGTGTGCATACACCAAGGTCTAACACACTTAGCTGCACCACATCAAGTCAAGCTGTCCAAGAGCATACACAATTTTGCTTACAGGAGTATACCTCTTCCACAATTTTTCAAGTTTACAAGTAATTCCCTGTAATTGGATTATGCTTACTCTGAAGTACAgataatattttgtttcaataCTACTGTTTGTTTTTATGACATATTCAGAGATGAGGCAAGACGTAAGATTAAGTGCAGGGAAGCATTTCAGACcccaaaaatgcattttttaaaactcagcTATACATGGTTAAAACAGGTAGATCTGCCAAGAGTTGCataaaatgatttttatttcccaaaggTGAGCAACTGAGCCAAAGGTGAGCAACTCAGCAAATATCAACTCTTCTGCATCATGGAATACACTACGGGTGTCTGAATGTTCATCTTGCATTTTTTAGTATCTGCTAAGACAGAATTATAAACTGAGTAAGTTAATATATGTGAATTAAGTACCCTTAAGAAATCAAAGAATAATGTTGACTCCTGGAAGACACCCAGAAGATCCAAAGATGGAACAGAAGGTTGATTATTACACTCCTGCACAATCCAAGCAAATTGTTAATATATTGAAAACATTCATGTCTGGCATTTGCACCTGCTGGATATCTAAATCATTCTGTCCCAAAACAAGTTTGATAACCATCTTCTTTGTAGCTGAAAGCAGTCAGAAAACAGTTCATTTTCTTAAACAAATGGAAtggaaacctttttttttttctttcccaagctTCAATTACAACAGTCAAAGCCAGAGACTTAAGCAAATAAACTTCAAAATAGCCATTTGTTACAAGTAGCAAATTACCATGAACAATGAACTTGTTAAGAATCCCCTCTAAAAGCACGACACACACAAACAGGCTACCCAGCAGAAAAATCTGttaacaattttatttcttttgtcatGTTAAATATTATGGGACAGGACTGTTAAGGATGAAGAACTCTCAACAATGCCTCACAaggaataagaaagaaattctgCCATGATATTAGCAAAGTAAGGTAAGGAGAAAATTTACACAGTAAGAGGCACCATTTCCCCCAGAATACCTCTTGTCATATTCCTGAATGAGTGGGATTAGCAATCTAATAAATCATTTGTCAAGAGGTAACAGCaacagataaaattttaaaggattattaaaataacatttacaAGACTCTGAACAATTTTCGAATTCTTattaaaaccacagaaagaaagaacaattCTTTATTTATGAATTTTCATAAAGGACTGACTGTGCAACTGATACCTGCTATTGATGACTGAATGTACAATTTTGTCCAGCAGCTGAACAGTTTGTCTTTTCAGATTGTGTTTTCTAACCGTGCGAGATCATTAAAGGCAAAGCCTGTTACGATGCTGTACACAAGAACGGCCGCTCGGGCCATACTACCCATGATGTGGTAGGTAAACAAACCTTTTTCTggccaagaggaaaaaaaaaaaaaaaaactaaaacaaaaaacaggaaGCTGCAGTTTTGCATGCTTCTCTCACTCATTCTTTCTACAAGATGAACTTCCCTAGAAAGAATCCAATGAAAATGGCTGCAATTACAACAAGAAGTGAAGGAAGAGAATTAGAGCCATTATCTCTGAGGGCCAAAGCTGCGGGTGATCCAGATTTATCCGAGTGCGCTACCTTTCTGAGCCTCAAGCCTTcatcctgaggggaaaaaaaaacatagatggaaaaaaaacataaatacatCACTAGGATAGTGAAAGCTGAACTCAAAAGGCCATATTTACTGGTGAATATTtaaatgaagtttaaaaaacccctcaacACATACCCTCAACATTGCATCACACCCAAATCTGAAACATGAACATAGAAAACCATATTTTAAATAAGGACAATAATTCACTAGTCTCTCTGCTTAAAAAATATACCAAAAATCTTGCTAAGCCCAATGAAGCATTCTGCTCTTACTTAATACGTGTCAAAATTAAATAGCAGTCATTCCTTATTGTTAAGGAGATATATCCGTTTTGTTTAGTGTCAATGTCATCAGAATAACAGATGTGGAGGTATCATATTATTTTATAGTTCTTTAAAAGACTACCATGGCCAATGAAATTGCCAGAACTGTTCCAAAAGCACATATATAGAAAAGACACAAAGTCATGTATTGACTAGTTACCGGTCACTGGAATGACACCTTTACATAAAGGTACAAGGAAGTAGTGTTTGCTTACCTCCTCTGGCCAAACAATTGCTCTTGTTCACTAGCTGTTTGTAATACAAAATGTTACTGTTACTGCTCTAGATCTCActcattaatgaaaaataaagcacttcTACAAAGCTACTAATTCAGTAGCTTCAACTTAGACTTAAAGTAACTAAGATCACCTTAAATAGGACCACTtcatttaagaagaaaattctgCAGCTTCACTGTCTCCTCCATGACAACCACAAAGTCTCAATCACTGACAAGTTCAAAATATACATTATACACAGGACAGTAAAGTCATATTATGAATCGATCTTGACATTCTAATAACTTTATCTACTTGCTGGAATGTACATCTTTTGGCCAAATTAGAAACCAGACCTTTCACTCAAGAAGAGTGAAGCCACTTCAGTATAAAGGTGGATGCAGAACTTACTCTCAGGTGCCGATTTTCATCTGTCAGCTTCATAATCTCTGCCTGAAGTCTTTTGCACTCCTCCACCAGCTTCCTTGTTTCAGTGTCATTAAGTGAAACACTATGTGGTTTTGGCATCGGTCCATCCTGCTTAGATGTGTTCAGTACTGGGGTGGATTTGCTTGCATCTATATCATTCTACAAACATCAAGAGTGATTTGAGAATTTACTTACCTAGAGAAAAATCATCCACAGCTTAAAAGTGAAACAATGAAGCTACTAATATAGTTCAATGAGGTTTGTATTTACAGTAAGCTGAACAGACACACTGACAGCTCAATTCTGATTAGCTCAAGCATtaaaaaagcaagagaagatTGCACTGTCTACCTGGTACTACACTCTACTGAGACACAAATTGATATTTTAGCTGCTTAACACTGATCCAGGAGGCATCCAAAAGAGGGCATAAAATACACCAAAGAGCATTTGAACTTGAggggaggaaataaaagcaagaaagTAATACTGCAATAGtaagaaacaaaaagtaaaatcagaACAGGTCATGTCACAAACTCCTATGAAGTATGTGTGACACAGATGTTTTGTGCCTGTAATACCTTTcagtgaaggaaaataaagtgcTGCACAATCATGAAAATTAAGTCTGACAGCATCTGAAATACACATTACTACTTCTAAAGAGCCacaaaaagctgtgaaaagaaCAATACTAAAATTAACTATCTAATACCCACAGCTCTGCTAAAAATCTCacaatcatggaatagtttgggtgggaaggcaTCTCAAAGATGATCTAGTTCCACTCCCTTGCCCCCTAGCCCACTACAGGCAGGGACAATTTTCACCAGATCATATGCTCAAAGCCTGATTCAACACAGCCTTGAACACcttcagggatgggacatccacaatttctctgggtaacctgttccTCACTACCTCCTGAGCAAAGAATTTCCTCCAAACGTCAAACCCAAATCTTTCCTCTTTTAGCTGAAAATTATTCCCCCTTGTGCTATCAGTATCTGCCTGTGTTAAAAGTTGCTGCAATGTGGTGTCcatggagccttctccaggctgaacaaccccagttCTCCCtgcctgtcttcataggagaggtgctccagccctttgaGGACCttcatggccctcctctggacttgctccagcaggtccacATGCTTCTTACGTTGGGGAACCCAGAGTTGGATTCAGGACTTCAGATGGGGTCTCACAAGGGCAGAGTATAAGGAGGGAGAATCTcttcccttgacctgctggccacatttCTTGTGGTGCAGTCCCAGATGCAATTGGTTTTCTGAGCTGTGAGCACACACTGTAGATTTATGTCCAGCTTTTCAACCATGAGAACCCCCAAGACCTGGCAAGCCTGACTGCCAGTGAAGGTTGAGGCAAAGAAGTCAGTGAGTATCTCAGCCTTCTCCATATTTGTTGTCACCAGTTCCCCTTTCCTGTTTATCAGTGGGGTTCagtctccttgtccttccttttCTAACATACCCCACACTTACAGAGTCCTTTCTTGTTACTCTTCACATCTCTTTGCATCTATAACTGAGTTTTCCTGATCCCACCCCTACACACCCTCAAACCATACCCCTGTACTTCCCAAGTCACATGTCCCAGCTTCCACTGGCTGTGCATTACCTTATTCTGCAATGCAAGGAGCAGATCCTTGCTCAGCCATGCTGTTTTTTCTGGCCTGCCTTCCTTGATTTCTTACACACGAAGATGGAGAGGTCTTGCACTCTAAGAAAAATGGCCTTACAGAGTTGGCCCTAAAAGGGCCTAAAGCCCCTTAAGAGTGTAAAGATTACTCTTTAATCAAAAAGTAAGCTCCTCTGTCCCTAGGGACAGTTTCTTAGGAGGAAGTACAAAAGGAGGTAGTTTTGTATAGCCCATTACGTTTCTCTCACTAcattatacattttatataattaAAGCCAGAAACTAGACAACTAAGTGCCTTGATAATAAATGCTCAACCTTTACATTTTTACTGTTTAACACACATTTAGGAAGTTTACACCTTCATCTCATAAATTATCcttttcaaaaaagaaagaaaaaacaataaaccaaacccaaaatccccaactACAAAGCAATCCCTACACCCCCTTCCCCTCAAGATTAAACAGATTGCATCTGAAAACTATAAAgtataaaaacaacaaaaatatagTTTTTTGCAACTGCTCTCAATTGCTGGAGTTTTTAAAGATGTGGTTGGACAAAGTGCTCCCTCTGGGACAAGATCTTGGACGAGATGGTACTTCAAGGTCCCTTTAAACCtgggatattccatgattctgtgaatcctTAAAAAGTTATATAGTGAACACCCCTCCTGTCTAATTTAGTACAAATTCCATCAATCCATTTAGTcattaaatcaaataaatttttaaaaatccctgaaatttcTGCGAGATCCTACCAGTCAGTGTATGACAGTTTCTTATTTCTTACTTACCAGTTTATCATTTTCGTTGGGCATTTCAAACACACATCTCAATTTGGAGTCCATCAACTCATCAGGTTTTGCTTCTTTCcactaagaaaataattaatagaGTTATTTAACATGCTGGACTCATGCAAACATCTCAACAGTTCACAAGTTTGCTCTTAGCACTGACCTCCTATACAGCTGAACAGCATGCTTACCCTCCCTGCAATTTTCAGACTTGCTTATGAACAATGCTTTTTGTTCACACTCACTGCTGTGAAGCAACAAAAGCTAGAGATGGTTATTCAAGtctggaaatgaaaaagagTAAACTGAATGCAAGGATGGATCCATCAGAGGTTTGTatgacacagggaggggacaatgcAGTGGTTTCTTAACACACAACAAGAAACAAGTAGCATCTGAGTCAGTTTGAAAAGAAAGTTCTAGCCCTATTATGCCTCAGTAAATACACTGCTTGTATCCCATCTTGAAAGGactgattttaaataaaagactGAAAGACACCTTTTAGTGATTCTACATGTGTTCTAGAATAAATTTCTTTAGTTCTTCAAATTTTAGACTTCTACTCACTTTCTCCTTTTACTGCATATCATGTGACAATTTGAATCTAGAGAATTTTTCAAAGCTGTttataaaaaacattaaattttaaTAGTTCTCAGTATTAAATAACTACACTATGTTGGAATCTCTCTACTCAACTGACAATTAACTTTCAAAGCATGCACTTCATGTAGTTGCCTTAAATTCTAAGGCTTAGAGACAGGTCTGAAGTCTGCAGCAATTTTTCTAACAGGCCCTCCTTTTACCTTACAGGTGTTACAGATTCAAATATTCAAGTTTTTCGTAACGtgcttccaattttttttttccagcagtatTAATTATACAGTAACTTTTAACTACAATTAGCAATTTTCTGCAAGATCTGTTTCTCAGTACTGTATACCTGAACTCACTAAGAAAGCAGTTATGTTACAGGTATTTCTGAAGTTCATTTTTATATCCTTACCAAACAGAGAGGCTTCATTTACCGAACATAACCAAGAGCTGCTAGagcaaatgaaggaaaacaaaccagttCAAAAAGGCAGACAGATGTTAACATTAATGTCTCCACAGCTTCACAAAATCTACAAGGTTTTCTACTGTTTCCAGTGAAGACTGATGTCACAGCAGTCTTTGCCTTCGTATAAGGGGACAGAGCCCAAAAGGTCTCTTGGAATTCAGCAATttataaaatctcatttttatcctttgtttcccctctccttccctgcctaGAGTGAACATCAAATGTACCTGTGTGAACCCAGGCATTACTTAAAATCGTTTGCAGAGTTAGAAGCATGTTCAACGTTGACCTCCACCTCAGGACATACTTACGTGAGTCCACATGCACCCTAAAAAGCATGTGCTGACAACTGAGGGCTTCAGTCCCATTGGTGC comes from Zonotrichia leucophrys gambelii isolate GWCS_2022_RI chromosome 2, RI_Zleu_2.0, whole genome shotgun sequence and encodes:
- the VAPA gene encoding vesicle-associated membrane protein-associated protein A codes for the protein MAAAGALAKHEQILVLDPPTDLKFKGPFTDVVTTNLKLRNPSDRKVCFKVKTTAPRRYCVRPNSGIIDPGSSVIVSVMLQPFDYDPNEKSKHKFMVQTTYAPPNITDMEAVWKEAKPDELMDSKLRCVFEMPNENDKLNDIDASKSTPVLNTSKQDGPMPKPHSVSLNDTETRKLVEECKRLQAEIMKLTDENRHLRDEGLRLRKVAHSDKSGSPAALALRDNGSNSLPSLLVVIAAIFIGFFLGKFIL